A window of Pseudochaenichthys georgianus chromosome 19, fPseGeo1.2, whole genome shotgun sequence genomic DNA:
aaagctggaggccggaaaagagtgagacgggTAGcgtgccaaagtaaaagtggaaccgagagacagaacgagagcaagacagacggacaatttagctgctgcggcttatatgcaggtgcgctttatagtccgaaaagtacggtacttgagtttatgaatttagttactttacaccagatgccataaagatagaaagactaagggcacagaggcatgacaatagattttcaaaatgctcaacagtgctgccaaaattataaactgactgctacacaattaaaataaatgcttttatatatttctattagatgtgactctttagcgtttctgttattattaacactgctgctttagttgttttgactgctaaaatcctctgttattcttcattttaaagccgatattccgtggggtcggggggctcgggtccttgtcaccttttcaatacctgatgagtttgcacccctgataatacttagtaaggaggccataatatttttgactcatggctgaagttaagtttctccagttctccccaggttggcaaaaaaatgcatctcaaaatgcatcagattgatgctttaaaatatggaatattcaatattttcttccgggggagcatgcccccggacccccctaaaggGATAATATacttctcacctttttcacccctgacccgtttgcctgtattatacatccatggtcccgccccgcccccgtctaacagtACAGAAAGcagcgagatgcatttccttaggaatcgacaagcagaacctaaactaacatttctaaacgaacaatggcggacacggacaatttgcgaatgacttctgccttttgtaaactgaatgtatcaataatttgtcaataaatgaggacgaaaaacgtcacttgtcctccggacaagtcaattgaaagctctacttgtccgatatcgtaaataacacgtcctggacggtgggacgtgtgctttttcgcacactgcatATGATGTTCTCCATCATTAATGTGTAGACCTCAAAGCTAGACTCTGACAATAGGGATGTTTTTCCTTCTGTCAACCATCAACACCCATATAATTGGATATCACTAAAATATTATAAGGGTTTCGAAACAACTTATGTGCACCAATTAGGCTCTAAAGTGTTTATTATTTGCCTTATCTTTGAGACCTTGATTGCTGATGAGGCAGAAAATGGGAAACAACCCCAGCTGATATATCCATCCTCTCCCCTTACCGTGATAAGCGCCAACACACGACACCTTTAATGATTAATGATAGTATAAACAAAAGCGATATCCCCAAACATGAATAGCAGCTGTGAAAGGaatcacattttaacatttccTGACTCATGGAGTGGGAGACGCTTTGATTTCAAACATATTATGGTGGAGGAACTTGCTAAATGTAATAAAGCTTGTGACGAGTTGTAAACTTTGCATTACGAAAGTAAAAAACAAAAGATGCCAACACAGCTACTACACACTGCCATATACGATGACATCACCTTGCTTCATAGCAAAATGACTGCCAGCACACTCACAGCCAGGAATATCTGGAGATTTAGGCTCAACAACATCTTTTAttacttttatgtatgtataaaactATGTAATGAAAGTGCCATGTGTGAGTAAGTGAAACCTGAGACGAGGGACGCTCTTAAGACAAGCCACGAGGACAAACATTATAAGTTATGTGATGGGAGtaataaaagaaaagaaaaagttgAATAGCACTGTGAATACCATTCAGGAGTCCTCTTGTGATGTACTTGGATAAGATTCAGCTTCAAATAGTTAAACACTGTCCTTCAACAGTAGCCTCAGCAGACAGCAATGTAATGCCGCTTCACAATTTTGCATAGATCTAGCTACCACCAGTCATTTAGCACTTTCCCAAACTGCTTTAGATTTTTAAAAGGCCAGTATCTAAAACGTGCCTTTTCCATCATGTGGGCCAACATGCCAGTAATATAATTTAGTGTGTAGAGCATGATCAACGACCAAACATTAGGTTCATGTTGGTTTCTACCTGAACAGGGGCTTCAAATGAAAATGAGCTCTCAGCTTAATCTATATATGTATGGGatttatgttatttagttttgtTCCTGGCATTACGTGTCATTAATTTGTAATGCTTGTTGCAATCTCGGTTTATATCAAGACACTGTGAATGTGTGGGAGTAGAGTTATAGGGTTGAATGGGAAAACAAGCAATATGTGTGGAATTTGAAGCCCATTAGGCTGCTCTTCCTAGGCCTTTAAAAATATTCTGTAAAGATTAATAATTGCAATTataatatgttttacatttttaagtaattatattaaaaaaatgatTATCACAAACGAAGTTCAGACTTCTAAATGCCGAGTAGGTCAAAGTTATTTTTGGTGTAACATATATCCTAGAAGTGTGTTTTGTCTTGCTGGTTCATGCTTCATGTTGTGCCTTTAATATAAGGCAATATACTGgcactgctgctctctgctcGTCTAATGGCACACCTTGTTCTTTCAGGCTCGACTGATCGCACTCTATTTTGACACCAAAAGATACCCGGAGGCCTTGGCACTTGGTGAGTGTTTATGGAGACAAACCCTGTTTACCCTTTGCTTTAAAGGAAGCATATGTTCTCTGCTCCAGACACTGGATGGAAAGGCATGCATTGCCATAATGTGAAAAATCACCCAGAGGAACAAAAACTAAAAAGATATCCTCTCTAGTTGCAATTTTATTGTATTGAGTGTTAAAAAGTTGTGGTCCTTCTTGGAACATATGTGGTATATTGACAtgtttgaataataataataatgcattacatttttttattagagcgcttttacaggtgctcaaagcgctttacaagtacacattacacatattagacatgtaagagCTATTACTGTGGAcgttacccacaggagcaaatgcggctaaagtgtcttgcccaaggacacgacGGCCTGACGCTATGGCGGCCGAGGCGGGTTTTGAACTGGAGTTCACCAAGGCGGGTTTTGAACTGGAGTTTACCAAggcccttgatctgatgatcaacctACCGTAACCGTTTTAACTTAAAATGAGAGGAGAAAGAACAGCACATATCAGACTACTATTGTAGACTTACCCCCCAGCTGTTTACCGAGTTGTTGCAACAGTTAATGTTCATCACATTAACTTTGGTTTATTGTACTACCCACAGGCACCCAGTTGCTCCTGGAGCTGAAGAAGATGGATGACAAAGCtctgctggtggaggtgcagctgctGGAGAGTAAGACGTACCACGCTCTCAGTAACCTGCCCAAGGCCCGCGCTGCCCTCACCTCAGCCAGGACCACCGCCAACGGCATCTACTGCCCCCCCAAGCTCCAGGCCGCTCTGGACATGCAGTCAGGTCAGACCTGTTCAATATGCTCACTTAATAAGATTACCTGGGCTAAGGTCTTCCAGTTTCAGTGTGTCTGTATGGGGAAACATATATCAAATAAGAATTGTATTTTCTTGTGATTTTTCTGAATGCTAAATTACACAAATCAATTCCACAATAGGCAACCCTTGTTGACTGATCATTAAGCATTACAAAACAAGATGTGTGCCTTGTATAAAGGAGTGGTCTTAAAATAAATTGTTAAATGTTGATAACATTTTAATAGAGAAATTGTGGAATGTTTTTGCACAGGTGTATTAAACTATTTAGTTCTTATTTAGCATGTTTTCATTATTATGGGGCCATAAGGTTTGTAGCAAGATGAGACAAACCCTTTCTCTTCTCTGGTAATCCCACTAGGGGGTGCCAGACAAGTCTGTAATATAATATTACATTATACAGCTCTTAAACAATTAAGAGACCACTGCAGCATTATCAGTTTCTCTGGTTTTTACTATTTATAGTTATGTGTTTTTAGTTTATtctataaactactgacaacatTTATCTGTGTTGTAATTCAACAGACACTGGAAAGGAGTGGCTGCCATGCATGTACAGATTGAGATTTAATACAAATTAGGAGTGGTCTCTTAATTTTTTCCGGCGCTCGATCTCATTCAGCCTACTGTGTATCCATGGTACTAGCGTACACTTAATTATGGTAGACATTCCTACAGGAGCAATTTTGGTAGACGCCCATTTAACCCCTGCACCCGTTCAAATTTTAAACAATGTTATTATTTCCAAAATACTTAAAATGGGTTAATATATTATAATTAGTATGATACAAAACCTTCTATGACGTTCTTTACAGCTGCTAGAAAAATGTATATCCCTGTTCTAGAGTGATTGAGTGTTCTTTTATGCTGATAACCATCTCAGACAAGACAAGCTGGGATAATATCAGTTATTTATGACTGTATAACACACAGTGAACAGGAAGGAGAGGCAGCTTGCAGCTAATTGTTTTGGAATTTCCAACATTATTCATTGCGATCTTGTCTGGTCAAAACACAGTGAAAGCCAGCACACAGTGGTTTTAATGTGTGTAATCGTACATACCAGCTACCCCCAGCGAGTTTCTCCAGATATGTTGGTATTTCACATTTCACGGTGTCAGTTGTTTTGTTGTGACTACAGACAGTAACTCACTGTCATGCTGTGTCCTCTGTGTTGCAGGGATCATCCACGCAGCTGAGGAGAAGGACTGGAAGACTGCTTACTCCTACTTCTTTGAGGCCTTCGAGGGCTACGACTCCATCAACAGCCCCAGAGCCGTCACATCACTCAAATACATGCTTCTGTGCAAAATTGTCCTCCAAGCGTAAGTAGATCTTGAAAAGTGAATGAATTTCCATTACTTGCACACCCTCTTAGTAACTTTGAGTTATTACATTACTGACTTTTATTTCAATATGTTTATTTATCTGTTTCAGCCCAGAGGAGGTTCCAGCTCTGATCAGTGGTAAACTGGGCCTGCGATATACCGGCCGACAGGCAAGTGCTCACCTTTCTACTCATAGCAGATTGGGCTAAGCAGCAATGTCACTTTGTTCAACCTTACATTAAAAGTAGGATTAAGAATCAATGTGATGATGTATACTTTTGGGGAAAAAAGGAAGTATAAGCTGCTTTTTTTTctgttcaattcaattcaaaacctttatttatccaggtaaaatcccattgagatcaatgatctctttttcaagggagacctgtagcagtaggttccacaagaagacataaacaacagaacaacaaaaggacatacagcaaaatgtacagggattacaatttacatatttaaccacatgtacaggtaccaacagcatctgattttgtagcatccaaccgagctttaaaaacatgtagtggtactagcttggtaattttccattctttttgcagactgttccatgttagtggagctgcacatctaaaagctttcttccctaagacagttctagcacttggcacatttaataaaaccacagcatgcgatctcaggcaataagtactttcaattcgccgagagatcagggagtagatataagatggtagtttatccaacatggctttgtaaatgaaaaagtaccagtgactgagcctccgtacagtaagtgatggcaaaaccgccttggtatacagggtacagtgatgcgtaagcgctttacaatttgtcaaaaatctcagtgcactgtgatacgcagcatctaacttgcttaggtaattggcaggtgcattcatatataacaaataaccatagtccagcacaggtacaaaggtcacagtgactagccttttcctggcctcaagcgagaaacaggacttatttctgtaaaagaaacctagcctaaccctcagctttttaagcaggttatttacatgaaatttaaaagtgagacaatcatcaagccagatacccaagtatttgtaacgggtaaccacttcaagttgtattccttgcgtagttacaatatccaaagcagtctccggtgtatttttagctttaaaaaagaccattaccttggttttatccacatttaaaagaagcttaagctcagagagctgagcctgaataatgttaaaaacagcctgtaattttacaacagcctcgttaatcgagggacttgcacagtacataacggtatcgtccgcataaaaatgtaaggttgctccttcgacattttcacctaaactattaatatagatcgtagggatgcacgatattggttttttgataccgataacttcctgcttctcaagaccgataccgataaccgataataatataatatatatatatatattaaatgtacctgtagtttttgcacacctggtggtaaaaaaaagactagtagtgagcaaatgacatgagcattactactatgaacaaaacaaagccaagaacagttttgactcttcaaagtgaccatatttattttcccaaacaaatctggcaaacttcttgcctttttcaaaagcctcgtcgatagcgataggtaaaagccccggtgcctttgcagctggctttggattcgccgctagtttagcagcgcaggcgtcttcgtacgcttttaacacaccatcgtagcgatggcgatgtttcaggtgactaatcaggttggaagtattatagctcgttgcctttttccctcctcgtggaacttctgcattgcatttgttaatacaaatagcaagcgaactatctaactctgaaactttgaaataatcccatactaccgacgacatgtttgtttactttcctggcttcacggccgcacaccatttacgtcacagccaggcatgagaagagagcgctggatttgtgaaaaactcccctcttcctaaaccactataccacagtactggcaaaacgggaggagccgagtgaaaaacaagcgcccctcattcCAATCCACCCaaaccgcagtatttttttcctttttttaactcaacaaatatattgtatattatcggggctattaatacttttattgtgatgccgtcataattcctaatatcggaccgataattatcgcgCACCACTAatagatagagaataatagtggacctaaaactgaaccttgtggtacaccattagtgatgtttaaccactcagaagacaccccatcaaactgaacacattgggacctttcagagaggtagttcacaaaccaccccactgcaaggctggatatgccaatactgaccagcctctgcttcaaaatgcgatgatcgacggtatcaaaagctttggataggtcaacaaatagagctgcacaactctgcttattatctaaaatactcgtaatatcatttaccactttcattgtggcagtgatggtgctgtgttgctttctgaagcctgactgatgtttaaacAGGATgtaatttgtacataaaaactccttttcctgttcactcactaggcgttcaagaaccttagccagaactgacaatttagagatgggtctataattgtttaataaggtggcctcccctccttttagtagtggcaggacataagctgacttccaaacttttgggattttgttcgtgctgagagaggttaaaaagagtagtaagaagtggagcaatacaatctgcagctatctttaaaaataaaggttctacgttatccggaccagccggctttttaggatctagcttggttaagacttcatgaacaacatcaacagtaaaaggagtaaaactgaaagggttttccagaccacattgttctgagtcaccgactgtggtgttcacagaagcagaattagaaacagagagccacaggacacaacatgctcattaaaacaatttaacatggtagccctatccgatatagagccagatgctgtggtaaggcacggcggtagctcattacggatatcaccggtggatatcgattttatggctttccagaattttctagggttgttcaggttctttgtggtaactgacagataatacttagatttagcacttttgacatgtgaagtgaagctattccttagctgcctaaaacgcagccattctacctctgagcctgatttcctagcctttgcccaggccttgtttctctcatgaagtagactagacagttcagcagaaaaccaaggattgtctcgtcccttcactctaaatgtacgcagaggtgcatgtctatctataatttccataaaaccaagataaaaataagaccatgcagtctcaacatcagcacacaaatcgatttttccccaaacagatcatgcacaaaaccctgctccacaaaatgttttatgtctctcttgatgataatacgaggtttaaccttttggacttttgtgtccctaattgtggctacaacacagtgatcactcggatcattcgcaaatactcccacagctgagtatttatggggaacattagttaaaatgagatcaattagggaggatttattaggggacttaatgttagggcgagtaggactgtccacaatctgagtaacatttaaagagatacatccatccatccatccatcttctcccgcttatccgtggtcgggtcgcgggggcagcagttccagcagagagccccaaactttcttttccctggcgacatcaaccagctctgactgggggatcccaaggcgctcccaggccagcgaagagatataatccctccacctggtcctaggtctaccccttggtctcttcccagctggacgtgcctggaacacctccctagggaggcgcccaggtggcatcctaactaggtgcccgaaccacctcaactggcttctttcgacgcgaaggaggagcggctcaactccgagtccctccctgatgaccgaacttctcaccttatctctaagggagacaccagccacccggcggaggaaacccatctcggccgcttgtatccgcgatctcgttctttcggtcatgacccatccttcatgaccataggtgagggtaggaacgaaaatggcccggtagacagagagctttgccttccggctcagctcccttttcgtcacaacggtgcggtaaagcgactgcaataccgctcccgctgctccgattctccggcccatctcacgctccattgatccctcactcgagaacaagaccccgagatacttgaactccttcacttggggtaaggactcattccctacttggagtggacagtccatcggtttcctgctgagaaccatggcctcagatttggaggtgctgatcctcatcccagccgcttcacactcggttgcgaaccgatccagtgagtgctgaaggtcgcagaccgatgaagccatcagaaccacatcatctgcaaaaagcagtggtgcaatccttagtccaccgaactgcagacccccccccccacgactacgcctcgaaatccgatccatgtatattacaaacaggattggtgacaaagcgcagccctggcggaggccaaccctcaccggaaatgggtccgacttactgccgaggacccggacacagctctcgctttgggagtacagagattggatggccctgagtagagaccccctcaccccatactcccgcagcacctcccacagtaactccctgggaacccggtcatacgccttctccaagtctacaaaacacatgtagaccggataagcgtactcccaggccccctccaggatccttgcgagagtaaaaagctgatccgtcgttccacgaccaggacggaatccgcattgttcctcctcaatctgaggttcgacaatcggcctgaccctcctttcgagtaccttggagtaaactttcccggggaggctgagtagtgtgatgcctctgtaattggcacacaccctctgatccccctttttgaaaagggggaccaccaccccggtctgccactccttcggtaccgtttccgacttccacgcaacgttgatgagacgtgtcaaccatgacagtccctcaacacccagagccttcagcatttccgggcggatctcatccacccccggggctttgccactgtggagttgtttgacgacctcagtgacctccccccgggagattggcgttgatcccccgtcatactccagctctgcctctaacatagagggcggagttgtcgggttcaggagttcctcaaagtgttccttccaacgtcccaacactccatcagttgaggtcaacaacgtcccatccttactgtacacagcttggatggttccctgcttccccctcctgaggtgtcggacagttttccagaacaactttggtgcctttgtaaagagatacaaaggtttttaaaatcctctgacactgcagttaaccagtcccagttaaaatctccaagtagcactatgtccttgtagtctagttgtgataaaagatttgctagtgaagacaaggagtctttgacagctgaggggggtctgtagcagcccaccaccatgacctgttgaccctttgccacttctatatttaaggctaaaaattcaaattgcttactgatagatttggaaactaatgtggatacactgaacttattcttaccataaatggcaacgccaccaccttcattaggccggtcggtacgatacacattaaaaccatttaaggcaatgtcagaggccaaaatagatttgtttagccatgtttctgataagacaatgacgtcagcgtcagccGAGCTCGCCCAAAtatggacaaaatctagtttacctaacagactgcgcgcattcaagtggatgaaacccaacccagacctagctttaaaatcagcaggagtagcgatctgactattactactgggcggaccagggttaggttgtacatttcctgacagtgataacacaaaaaaaaaaacaggcatcttttcctcttaagcgacacacatacatcatctactttagaatcaccggaaaagtctgcgagagtgtgattagagttTAAGAAGCTGTTGCCTCTTTCATTCAAACAATTCTCTGTTTTATGTGTCTTGCAATGGAGCCTTTTTGAAGTTACGTCTGGCTCTGTCTTGGTCTCCCTAAAATAAACTTGTTTAGTTCCCAGATATCTAGTTTTGTGGATGTAAATGTAATAATTGAATTACTTTCTGTAGAATAACATGTATCTTTTGTTTTAGACGGATGCACTGAAGTGTGTGGCCCAGGCCTGCAAGAACAGATCATTAGCAGACTTTGAAAAGGTAAGAACTCTCTGTCCTACCACATCTGTGTTAAagatcccatgtcatgcttttctggttgttacccgtccccttttgtgttatgaaggtttttatgcatgtaaacggtctgcagagtcacaaaccctcaaagtacaccctgtagcgagtacaactctaacacagaaaatacctgtctgtgctgccccagaacgcctcgttggacatttctcttttttcatttgtttcttccgggtcatagtgacgtaacgaagtccaaatggaccaatccgcggagctccgtacacacactcactcagccttatcgtatcgctgtctcgcagaccccacgcagcaaccaggaaactacACCAGTAACCcggctcacactgtccgctcctcgagcctcaaagggcggagcagcgagccacgcaacgtcccgccaacacggcactcAGAGCCCACGCGTCatcctcatctgtttgtcattactggtgtcatttcctggttgctaacaaacgccattgtaacacataatcactgatgttccgctgtaaggtggtggactcatcagaacagagtgggcgagctgaatcagagcacagtgggctcatagggagggggggcaggagctccaggagctccaacaagccgtttaggaccgagagaatacacacacagagatgctgtatgagaaaccaatgtgagtttggaacattgaacaatgtaaatctattctagtagacctcacaATGGAAttctgatcagtagaaatggccttgacatgggacctttttaACGGATGCAGATGGGGCATGAACATCTTCATTTAGCTTTCTGCTCTCGTTTCCTTTTAAGATACTggtccttttgctttttgtcccTCACTGTTAGTTTGGATGATAATACCTGCTGATAATATAATGGCCAATTGAAGTTGTTGTTAAACTGAGTGGTGTGCATGTTGCAGGCCCTCACAGAGTACAGAGCCGAGCTGAGGGACGACCCCATCATCACCACTCACCTGGCCACGCTGTACGACAACCTGCTGGAGCAGAACCTCATCCGAGTCATTGAACCCTTCTCCAGAGTACAGGTAAGTCCCTGCTAGGCTTATACACTTGAGCCGTTGCTGCATTTGTTACCAATTCCTACATTTGAACTTGTTCCTGTATATCATAAAGTTGCATTCTTTCCATATTATAGGCTGACTGTGGGAATCTACCACTGTACTTATTCCTCATCATTGTTTAATGAAATTAATGATTTGATTCTCTCCTTCTGTTTTCAGATAGAACACATATCCGGTCTTATCAAACTGTCTAAGGTATGTATATGTGCAGTTAAGAAATGTTTCCTGAGTTACAATCATCATTTACAGCTCGTTGAAATGAGGGTTTCATTAttactttctcttttttttacaGGGGGATGTTGAGAGGAAATTATCGCAGATGATTCTGGATACAAAGTTTCACGGTAATACAAATTGCCGGGTATAAAACATGTACACTTAAAGAATGGAGCAATAGTATATTCAGTGTAGTGTCTAATGTTTTTGTGACATATCTTTGCGCAGGAATCCTGGACCAAGGAGAAGGGGTCTTGATCATTTTCGACGAGCCCCCTGTGGACAAAACATACGGAGCGGCATTGGAAACAATTCAGAACATGAGCAAAGTTGTGGATTCACTTTACAACAAAGCCAAGAAGTTGACATAGGTAAAGAATAAAtctcattttgaaaaaaaatcattGTTTTCGAGCTCGTTCTTTAGTCTTAACAATACACTTGTCTTTCATCCTCAGAGCAGATAGCCACGGCAGTGCGATGGAAGGACAGTGTGTGTTTGACCAgcgtgtgtaacattttaagaaggggGACAAGGGAGAGCGACAAAAGGGTCCCACAAACTGCATCAAACAGGATTCCCCCCATCAAACTCCCCCTTCCTCTCCCCTCAATGGACAATTTCATCACTTCTCTTGTTTGTTTTCTTCCTCTTTAATTTTGATATCTCTTCAGGATTCTGTATAACACTCAGCGGCCAAATCAGGCCATCAGGGAATATTGTACAACcacaataaaaagataaaaaaggTTTAAGAATACATATACGTTTATATCTGCTTTAAGGTCGGGCTAACTAGCCTTAAGCTGACTCCACTGCAGCCTCCAAGGTGCATCGCTGACCTCTGCGGCCCAGACTCCGCTACCAACTGAAAACCAGTCTTTCTTCTTCTCCAGTACTTTCAGAAGCACACTGCTCAGATTTTAAAAGGTTGGGATACTCCTTAGAATACTGAATTTTGGTCGAAGAGCTCCCCCTCATTTATTACTTTTTCCTTTCCATATCAATGCCAACAGTTAAGTCACCACTGTATTTCAGATATGTATTAAACTCActttatttgttttccgtttttgtgtttttgttttaagaaaaaaataatGTGGATAGTTGCCACATGCCCGCCCACCCTGGTTATGTTAGTCTTAAGATCAGACAGGATGCCATTTCACCACCAGTGCCACTTTCTGGGTGCTTCTGTTTTGCCTCAGTGTTTGGGTGCAATATGAAACCTGAAGAGGTGGAGATGTATTCATCGCCTCCGAGTTCCCCCTGAGTGAGCAATTCTCCATTATTAGTTCCTAGCACTAGTGTGTAATGCTAGTAACCAAACAATTTGTATGGGTTtgatttgaatttttttttttatgtttaactcttataaagacattttca
This region includes:
- the psmd11b gene encoding 26S proteasome non-ATPase regulatory subunit 11B, which gives rise to MAAAAVVEFQRAQSLISTDRNASIDILHSIVRRDIQENDEEAVRVKEQSILELGTLLAKTGQAAELGGLLKFVRPFLISISKAKAARLVRSLLDLFLDMEAATGQEVELCLECIEWAKTEKRTFLRQALEARLIALYFDTKRYPEALALGTQLLLELKKMDDKALLVEVQLLESKTYHALSNLPKARAALTSARTTANGIYCPPKLQAALDMQSGIIHAAEEKDWKTAYSYFFEAFEGYDSINSPRAVTSLKYMLLCKIVLQAPEEVPALISGKLGLRYTGRQTDALKCVAQACKNRSLADFEKALTEYRAELRDDPIITTHLATLYDNLLEQNLIRVIEPFSRVQIEHISGLIKLSKGDVERKLSQMILDTKFHGILDQGEGVLIIFDEPPVDKTYGAALETIQNMSKVVDSLYNKAKKLT